The following coding sequences lie in one Gadus morhua chromosome 20, gadMor3.0, whole genome shotgun sequence genomic window:
- the fhip1b gene encoding FHF complex subunit HOOK-interacting protein 1B, which yields MSWLSRLNPRGPAGRSGRSAAPAGPCTADPETCLMVFENHWRQVSWVVEQREPSSSSDDLAAVRNHTDQMLCLLAEERPRDGPDSGGAGGPPAPGPILELVVTEGILERLVQWHLRRGLDPDSQGALLKLFEMLIGQSQQPLLQHMAVLQPLLGLLGACADPQLGCPPALENSLVLLLNQVCVTMARQPVVLEMLFRAAPIQQGPANLLIFSLLVPFIHRDGAMGQQARDALLLVMAASASHQAVARYIAENSYFCPVLATGLSALYSSLPRKIEVRGDDWHALRREDWMGVSSLVLFMNSLEFCNAVVQVSHPLVSSQLLDYLHNGFLVPVVGPALHKSSVDEMIASTAYLELFLRSITEKALLKTFLRFILMHRHDNDTILDTLLTRISSNSRLCMVSLSLFRTLLSLNCEDLMLQLVLRYLLPCTHVMLSQRRAVREADVYGKCADKFLSLIPECCRLSAAPPGEREDDVAFWGKTLSSPSAGSPVQPRPSTPSRLALFIRQQSSGGVSGGALPTPTNAEVVPSSPRGGGGGGPPDSPDSPMHQQQQQQQQVSVDCLDWESGYLDYLRDARRGIELCSWACRDWSAPYDGENPAPGAAPPPPLLPPLTACNPSMAVSHEHFSFQQGGGAGGGGEPPGQQRAAVVAAARSEWSSSERDSGEWDVTIGKNHCISLTPRSKKRSLQREEPLASAVPPLFLPAEAPAAARDSQAAIPRPASSSSSSSSSAPRRPPPSSTSSSSSHPAALSNGTLAPAEEGCFSSDSRDRGMEVKKVKRDFGEPPLQQQQQQHSDEGSTQNSSASLLARCPAATPPPRHRQDNGHLSEDEAAAAAPRAKPRPAQSSRTPPSSAAADVDGADPTGAASRLPEPPPQDPRPQSVESLMEELLQQAPADQLLPGDSNGQGISIEAFNLELSELEARVRARSRDAAPDDDRRPPASRQQQEVDEEEVEDEDEEEEGGPLLSGPPETDQTTLGSGGEVRVLGSVVSSPARPLGQPASQPYTGPFMVVLFAKLENMVQNSLYVNILLTGIVAQLACYPQPLLRSFLLNTNMVFQPSVKSLLQVLGSVKNRIEAFAASHEDFPAMLRKAQRYLAARGKVDWTESPTAVPTLRRSDSLVKSRKPSLGDLILRHTNSPTRARHAAQLALAHVRDGGQSLHSALFRGGSGGGPSIGGGGGGGGASSLERQAEALRVKNAVYCAVVFCEFLKELAALAQEHAVAVPFGQSQAAEE from the exons ATGAGCTGGCTGAGCCGCCTGAACCCCCGGGGGCCCGCCGGTCGGTCGGGTCGGAGCGCGGCCCCCGCCGGCCCCTGCACAGCCGACCCCGAGACCTGCCTCATGgtgtttgagaaccactggagACAG gtGTCCTGGGTGGTGGAGCAGCGCGAGCCCTCGTCGTCCAGCGACGACCTGGCGGCGGTGAGGAACCACACCGACCAAATGCTGTGCCTGCTGGCCGAGGAGCGGCCCCGGGACGGCCCCGACAGTGGCGGGGCGGggggccccccggccccgggccccatccTGGAGCTGGTGGTCACGGAGGGCATCCTGGAGCGGCTGGTGCAGTGGCACCTGCGGCGCGGCCTGGACCCCGACAGCCAGGGGGCGCTGCTGAAGCTGTTTGAGATGCTGATCGGCCAGTCCCAGCAGCCGCTGCTGCAGCACATGGCCGTGCTGCAGCCGCTGCTGGGCCTGCTGGGGGCCTGCGCCGACCCCCAGCTGGGCTGCCCCCCCGCCCTGGAGAACAGCCTCGTGCTCCTGCTCAATCAG gtGTGTGTGACCATGGCCCGGCAGCCCGTGGTGCTGGAGATGCTCTTCCGGGCGGCGCCCATCCAGCAGGGCCCGGCCAACCTGCTGATCTTCTCCCTGCTGGTGCCCTTCATCCACCGCGACGGCGCCATGGGCCAGCAGGCGCGTGACGCCCTGCTGCTGGTCATGGCGGCCTCGGCCAGCCACCAGGCCGTGGCGCGCTACATCGCCGAGAACTCCTACTTCTGCCCG GTGCTGGCCACGGGCCTCAGcgccctctactcctccctccccaggaaGATCGAGGTGCGCGGCGACGACTGGCATGCGCTGCGCCGCGAGGACTGGATGGGCGTGTCGTCCCTAGTGCTCTTCATGAACTCCCTGGAGTTCTGCAACGCGGTGGTGCAGGTGTCCCACCCACTGGTCAGCTCCCAGCTGCTGGACTACCTGCACAACGGCTTCCTGGTGCCTGTGGTGGGCCCCGCGTTGCACAAG TCGTCTGTGGATGAGATGATCGCCAGCACGGCCTACCTTGAGCTGTTCCTGCGCAGCATCACAGAGAAGGCCCTGCTGAAGACCTTCCTGCGCTTCATCCTGATGCATCGCCACGACAACGACACCATCTTGGACACCCTGCTCACGCGCATCAGCAGCAATTCGagg CTCTGCATGGTGTCCCTGAGCCTCTTCAggaccctcctctccctcaactGTGAAGACCTCATGCTGCAGCTGGTTCTCAG gtatCTACTGCCCTGCACCCACGTCATGCTGAGTCAGCGCCGGGCTGTCCGAGAGGCCGACGTGTACGGCAAGTGTGCGGACAAGTTCCTGTCCCTCATCCCCGAATGCTGCCGGCTGAGTGCAGCGCCCCCTGGTGAACGGGAGGACGACGTTGCGTTCTGGGGGAAAA CGCTCAGCAGCCCCAGCGCGGGGTCCCCCGTCCAGCCGCGGCCCAGCACCCCGTCCCGCCTCGCGCTCTTCATCCGCCAGCAGAGCAGCGGGGGGGTGTCGGGAGGGGCCTTGCCGACCCCGACCAACGCGGAGGTGGTGCCCTCGTCTccgcggggcggcggcggcggtggcccGCCCGACAGCCCGGACAGCCCCatgcaccagcagcagcagcagcagcagcaggtgtcgGTGGACTGCCTGGACTGGGAGTCGGGCTACCTGGACTACCTGCGCGACGCCCGGCGGGGCATCGAGCTCTGCTCCTGGGCCTGCCGCGACTGGTCGGCGCCCTACGACGGCGAGAACCCGGCGCCCGGCgccgccccgcccccaccgctgctgccgccgctgaCGGCTTGCAACCCCTCCATGGCCGTTTCCCACGAGCACTTCTCGTTCCAGCAGGGGGGCGgagctggcggcggcggcgaaccccccggccagcagagggcggcGGTCGTGGCGGCGGCGCGCTCGGAGTGGAGCAGCTCGGAGCGGGACAGCGGCGAGTGGGACGTGACCATCGGCAAGAACCACTGCATCAGCCTCACGCCGCGCTCCAAGAAGCGCAGCCTGCAGCGGGAGGAGCCGCTCGCCAGCGCCGTGCCGCCGCTCTTCCTGCCCGCCGAGGCGCCCGCCGCGGCCCGTGACTCTCAGGCCGCCATCCcccgccccgcctcctcctcctcctcctcctcctcttcggccCCTCGCCGCCCGCCGCCGTCGTCGACATCCTCGTCGTCGTCCCACCCCGCGGCGCTGTCCAATGGCACCCTGGCGCCGGCGGAGGAAGGGTGCTTCTCGTCAGACAGCCGGGACAGGGGGATGGAGGTCAAGAAGGTCAAGCGGGACTTTGGGGAGCCTCctctacagcagcagcagcagcagcattcgGACGAGGGCTCCACCCAGAACAGCTCCGCCTCCCTCCTCGCCCGCTGCCCGGCGGCCACGCCCCCACCCCGACACCGTCAGGACAACGGCCACCTGAGCGAGGACgaagcggcggcggcggcgccacgGGCCAAGCCCCGCCCGGCCCAGAGCTCCCGCACCCCACCATCATCGGCGGCGGCGGACGTCGACGGCGCCGACCCAACCGGTGCCGCGTCGCGCCTCCCCGAGCcgcccccccaggaccccaggCCGCAGTCGGTGGAGAgcctgatggaggagctgctgcagcaggcgCCGGCGGACCAGCTGCTGCCCGGGGACTCCAACGGCCAGGGCATCAGCATCGAGGCCTTCAACCTGGAGCTCAGCGAGCTGGAGGCCCGGGTGAGGGCGCGCAGCCGAGACGCGGCGCCGGACGACGACAGACGCCCTCCGGCCTCAAGGCAACAGCAGGAagtggacgaggaggaggtggaggacgaggacgaggaggaggagggaggccctCTGCTGTCCGGACCCCCGGAGACGGATCAGACTACCCTGGGGAGTGGAGGCGAGGTCAGGGTGCTTGGCTCTGTGGTGAGCAGCCCTGCCAGACCTCTGGGTCAGCCTGCCAGCCAGCCCTACACAG GCCCGTTCATGGTGGTCCTGTTTGCCAAGCTGGAGAACATGGTCCAGAACTCCCTGTATGTCAACATCCTGCTGACGGGCATCGTGGCCCAGTTGGCCTGCTACCCGCAGCCGCTGCTCCGCTCCTTCCTGCTCAACACCAACATGGTCTTCCAGCCCAGCGTCAAGTCCCTCCTCCag GTCCTTGGTTCGGTCAAGAACCGGATCGAGGCGTTTGCGGCGTCCCACGAGGACTTCCCCGCCATGCTGAGGAAGGCCCAGCGGTACCTGGCCGCCCGGGGGAAGGTGGACTGGACCGAGTCGCCCACGGCAGTGCCCACCCTGCGACGCTCAGATTCACTGG TGAAGAGCCGCAAGCCGTCGCTGGGCGACCTGATCCTGCGCCACACCAACAGCCCCACGCGGGCGCGCCACGCCGCCCAGCTGGCCCTGGCGCACGTGCGCGACGGCGGCCAGTCACTGCACAGCGCCCTGTTCCGCGGCGGCTCCGGAGGCGGGCCCAGcatcggcggcggcggcggcgggggcggggcctcgagCCTGGAGCGGCAGGCGGAGGCGCTGCGGGTGAAGAACGCCGTCTACTGCGCCGTGGTGTTCTGCGAGTTCCTCAAGGAGCTGGCCGCCCTGGCCCAGGAGCACGCCGTCGCCGTGCCCTTCGGCCAGAGCCAGGCCGCCGAGGAGtga